Proteins from a genomic interval of uncultured Desulfuromusa sp.:
- a CDS encoding ABC transporter ATP-binding protein produces MIQVNDLSFAFATATIFDHLSFSVSRGEILSIIGPNGSGKSTLLRLLRGSLKAQTGEILWEKKPVEKFSATEMARRVAVVPQSSAISFPYKVRDLVAMGRYPHRKSVFSFQGKTDLQAIEQALVMTDILSLAERPVTQLSGGEMQRVLLARALAQNSSVLFLDEATNHLDIDHRFELTELLLRLNREKQTTIVQISHDLDLAAAISQRILLLTEHGAIAAIGTPKDVMTAANLQQIFRVNVKVDSNPFTGAPQIVPLINNSTHQLDGIKVHLICGGGSGKTLLRRLHLAKAKITAGPLNQGDSDETAAKVLNIPVVQETPFSPFAEATLAAADQLIENTEVLVIATRWWGAGNLHCLDLAAKAIQRSTPVFLLSQQQGQDCTDGQAWEKIQQLQQRGARSVRNEEHFLDELSHLSGHQIQT; encoded by the coding sequence GTGATTCAGGTCAATGATCTCTCCTTTGCATTTGCAACCGCCACAATATTTGACCATCTCTCTTTCAGTGTTTCCCGCGGAGAAATCTTGTCGATTATCGGCCCGAACGGAAGCGGCAAATCGACCCTGCTGCGTTTATTGCGCGGCAGTTTAAAAGCCCAGACCGGAGAGATCCTCTGGGAGAAGAAGCCGGTAGAAAAATTTTCGGCAACAGAAATGGCACGTCGGGTTGCCGTGGTTCCACAATCCTCCGCGATATCATTTCCATATAAAGTACGGGATCTGGTTGCCATGGGACGTTATCCTCACCGAAAAAGCGTCTTCAGCTTCCAGGGTAAAACTGATTTACAAGCCATCGAACAGGCGTTGGTCATGACCGACATCCTCTCTCTGGCTGAGCGGCCGGTGACACAATTAAGCGGCGGAGAGATGCAGAGGGTTCTTCTGGCACGGGCTCTGGCGCAAAACAGCTCAGTGCTGTTTCTGGATGAAGCAACCAACCATCTGGACATCGACCATCGCTTCGAACTGACAGAACTGCTGTTGCGTTTGAATCGGGAAAAGCAGACGACTATCGTGCAGATCAGTCACGATCTTGATTTGGCTGCTGCAATTTCCCAGAGGATTCTCCTGCTGACCGAACATGGCGCAATTGCCGCAATCGGCACCCCCAAAGACGTTATGACGGCTGCTAATCTCCAACAGATCTTCCGGGTCAACGTCAAGGTTGACAGCAACCCCTTTACCGGAGCGCCGCAAATCGTCCCGTTGATAAATAATTCAACCCACCAACTTGACGGGATTAAAGTTCATCTCATCTGTGGCGGAGGTAGTGGTAAAACCTTGTTACGGCGACTCCACCTGGCAAAGGCAAAAATAACGGCCGGCCCTTTGAACCAGGGCGATTCTGACGAAACGGCAGCAAAAGTTCTCAATATCCCCGTTGTACAAGAAACACCATTCAGCCCGTTTGCAGAAGCAACTCTCGCTGCTGCAGATCAATTGATCGAGAATACGGAAGTTCTGGTTATCGCGACCCGCTGGTGGGGCGCAGGGAATCTCCACTGTCTTGATCTGGCAGCAAAAGCAATCCAGCGTAGTACCCCTGTTTTTCTCCTTTCACAACAACAAGGTCAAGACTGCACTGATGGTCAGGCCTGGGAAAAAATCCAACAACTTCAACAGCGAGGAGCCCGATCCGTTCGCAATGAAGAGCATTTCCTGGACGAGCTTTCCCATCTATCCGGGCACCAAATCCAGACTTGA
- a CDS encoding cobalamin-binding protein codes for MRKLILFFFIIILLFPLNSFSAQYVDALNRTVTIQESPQRIVSLVPSITETLFNLGLENRIVAATDFCTYPEAAQKLPKVGGYADPSLESILIYQPNLVIAAADMNRPALVRRLELMGIPVYVVHSQTVAETLKTIQDIALITGAEKQGKKLVDSINKRIQTVQRQIAGRAPVTTIECVMLQPLTVAGPDTFINDIINIAGGKNAVPKGPSRYPTWNTEALLSVDPEAIIVSTYPGQPAPKHFFDGWPQLKAVKNNHIILIEADWIHRPGPRMILGIEALAKALHPDISIDE; via the coding sequence ATGCGCAAACTAATTCTTTTCTTTTTCATCATTATCTTGCTTTTTCCTCTCAACTCATTCAGTGCACAATATGTTGATGCCCTGAATCGCACCGTGACCATTCAAGAGTCGCCGCAGCGCATCGTTTCTCTGGTCCCCAGTATCACCGAGACTCTATTCAATTTAGGGCTGGAAAACCGTATTGTCGCAGCAACCGATTTCTGCACCTATCCTGAAGCCGCACAAAAACTCCCAAAAGTTGGCGGTTATGCCGACCCCAGTCTGGAAAGTATCCTGATTTATCAGCCAAACCTGGTGATTGCCGCCGCTGATATGAATCGTCCCGCCTTGGTCCGGAGACTGGAACTGATGGGGATTCCTGTTTATGTGGTTCATTCGCAGACAGTTGCAGAAACACTAAAAACAATCCAGGACATCGCCCTCATCACCGGAGCAGAAAAACAAGGCAAGAAACTGGTCGACTCTATCAATAAAAGAATCCAGACGGTTCAACGTCAAATTGCCGGTCGTGCGCCAGTGACAACGATTGAATGTGTCATGCTCCAGCCATTGACAGTTGCAGGACCGGATACCTTTATCAATGACATCATCAACATTGCCGGGGGAAAGAATGCAGTGCCGAAAGGACCGTCCCGCTACCCGACCTGGAATACAGAAGCTTTATTGAGCGTTGATCCTGAAGCCATCATTGTTTCAACTTATCCGGGACAACCGGCGCCAAAACATTTTTTTGATGGCTGGCCGCAATTAAAAGCGGTCAAAAATAACCATATCATCTTGATCGAAGCGGACTGGATCCATCGTCCGGGCCCCAGGATGATTCTCGGCATTGAGGCATTAGCCAAAGCACTTCACCCGGATATTTCAATTGATGAATAA
- a CDS encoding amino acid ABC transporter substrate-binding protein has translation MKLTKTLVLVLSLCLMLVSFAHAGKDLDAVRSKGFIQTGVNGAVFGFGMPDAKGVWKGLDVDTARAVAAAIFGDADKVKYTPLSAQQRFTALQSGEIDILTRNATRTLSRETQLGLNFVAVNYYDGQGFLVSKELGVKSAKELDGATVCVLPGTTTEQNAADYFRTNKMAWKPVVIESTAELAKTFFAGRCDVLTSDASQLAGTRAISANPKGYIILPEIISKEPLAPAVRHGDDQFRDIVDFSVLAMINAEELGITSKNVDEMLKSKNPVIQRFLGVTPGNGKALGLDEKWAYNIIKQVGNYGEVFERNVGVNTTLGIERGLNALWTDGGLMYSPPFK, from the coding sequence ATGAAACTTACGAAAACCCTGGTTCTTGTCCTCAGTCTTTGCTTAATGTTGGTCTCCTTTGCCCATGCGGGTAAAGACCTTGATGCTGTCAGAAGCAAAGGATTTATCCAGACAGGTGTTAACGGTGCGGTCTTTGGCTTCGGCATGCCCGATGCGAAAGGCGTCTGGAAAGGTCTGGATGTCGATACCGCTCGTGCCGTTGCTGCTGCGATCTTCGGTGACGCCGACAAGGTCAAGTATACCCCCCTTTCTGCTCAGCAACGCTTTACCGCCCTGCAATCAGGTGAAATTGATATCCTGACCCGTAATGCAACCCGCACCTTGAGTCGTGAAACTCAGCTGGGTCTTAATTTTGTTGCCGTCAACTATTATGATGGCCAAGGTTTCCTGGTCTCTAAAGAACTTGGTGTTAAGAGTGCCAAAGAACTGGATGGCGCAACAGTATGTGTTCTTCCGGGAACCACGACCGAACAAAATGCCGCTGACTACTTCCGCACAAACAAAATGGCATGGAAACCTGTTGTCATCGAATCAACAGCAGAACTGGCAAAAACATTTTTTGCCGGCCGTTGTGACGTTTTGACCTCTGATGCGTCCCAGCTCGCTGGAACGCGCGCTATCTCCGCAAATCCTAAAGGTTATATTATCCTCCCGGAAATCATCTCCAAAGAGCCTCTGGCTCCGGCCGTTCGCCATGGTGATGACCAATTCAGAGACATTGTTGACTTCTCGGTTCTGGCTATGATCAATGCTGAAGAATTGGGTATTACTTCGAAAAATGTTGATGAAATGCTCAAAAGTAAAAACCCTGTGATCCAACGCTTCCTTGGCGTGACTCCAGGTAACGGCAAAGCACTTGGCCTTGATGAGAAATGGGCTTACAATATTATCAAGCAGGTCGGCAATTACGGTGAAGTCTTTGAGCGTAATGTTGGTGTTAATACCACTTTGGGCATTGAACGTGGTCTGAACGCTCTCTGGACTGATGGTGGTTTAATGTACTCACCGCCATTTAAATAA
- a CDS encoding iron ABC transporter permease, producing the protein MNKPTKTKKRWPWQLLLFLSPLLAIVISLSAGSLDLSWKQLLTIFLQGPGTEIKQVIIWEIRLPRALLAGLVGAALSLSGVTFQAVLRNPLADPYLLGVSGGAALGAVAALTCGFQSPIIIPIAAFIGALGALLLVYMVAQAHTCSSHTLILSGVMVGSLAAALLLFLLWRAPADATRQAIFWLAGNLSLADPDWLSWGWLWVLIGFLLLWSQSFNLDLLTQGEETAADLGLAVGKTRLILFSLAGALTACAVSLAGLVGFVGLVIPHICRLLWGPGHRLLLPFSALLGSSFLIVADAMARSLYAPAEIPVGVVTALLGAPFFLFLLRRKGGGL; encoded by the coding sequence ATGAATAAACCAACGAAAACAAAAAAACGTTGGCCGTGGCAACTGCTGCTGTTTTTATCGCCGCTGCTGGCCATCGTGATTTCCCTTTCTGCGGGGAGTCTTGATCTTTCCTGGAAGCAGCTCCTGACTATTTTCCTCCAGGGCCCAGGAACTGAGATCAAGCAGGTCATTATCTGGGAAATTCGCTTGCCACGGGCTTTACTGGCGGGGCTTGTGGGTGCTGCTTTAAGTTTATCCGGGGTAACCTTTCAGGCGGTCTTGCGCAACCCTCTGGCCGATCCTTATCTGCTCGGGGTTTCCGGGGGTGCCGCACTTGGGGCCGTCGCCGCTTTGACCTGTGGATTTCAATCCCCAATTATCATCCCTATCGCCGCTTTTATTGGTGCTCTTGGTGCTCTGCTTTTGGTTTATATGGTCGCACAGGCCCATACCTGTTCTTCTCACACCCTGATTTTATCCGGCGTGATGGTTGGCAGCCTGGCTGCAGCATTATTATTATTTCTCCTCTGGAGAGCTCCAGCCGATGCCACCCGCCAAGCTATTTTCTGGCTGGCCGGCAATCTTTCCCTGGCCGACCCGGACTGGCTTTCCTGGGGCTGGTTGTGGGTTCTTATCGGATTTCTGCTGCTCTGGTCTCAATCGTTCAATCTCGACCTGCTGACGCAAGGAGAGGAAACAGCCGCAGATCTTGGTCTGGCTGTCGGCAAAACCCGCCTGATTCTATTTTCATTGGCGGGGGCATTGACCGCATGCGCTGTTTCTCTGGCGGGTCTTGTCGGTTTTGTCGGTCTGGTGATTCCACACATTTGCCGGTTACTCTGGGGGCCGGGGCATCGTTTACTGCTCCCCTTCTCTGCCTTGCTCGGCAGCAGTTTTCTTATCGTTGCCGATGCCATGGCCCGCAGCCTTTATGCTCCGGCTGAAATCCCCGTAGGTGTTGTCACTGCGTTACTCGGAGCCCCCTTCTTCCTCTTTTTATTGCGGCGGAAAGGAGGAGGACTGTGA